One window from the genome of Salvelinus fontinalis isolate EN_2023a chromosome 3, ASM2944872v1, whole genome shotgun sequence encodes:
- the tmem186 gene encoding transmembrane protein 186, translating to MHRSTTLFPRLSYHVLAHCRGYCVLRGSSRSLICGPQPHVVSRLEPRWTPSIQHNYPVPPSPHVTTLNKYSDLSTQKYNLIYSLPHIKLLRAVSRLKLIQTGITMLLLPPVYYMYSQGDASYLLVSYSTGIAAFAAVMLYSASHYLRRVVGMMYLDESQTTLKVSHLTFWGRRKDVYLPVTDVMTLGDTGDSIGETILRLKRYSSSETLYFSTRLGRVVDRQAFEKVFGTLI from the exons ATG CATAGGTCTACAACACTCTTCCCTCGGCTGTCCTACCATGTGCTGGCCCACTGCAGAGGATACTGTGTGTTGAGAGGCAGCTCAAGGTCGCTAATCTGTGGCCCACAACCCCATGTAGTCAGCCGATTGGAGCCAAGATGGACGCCTAGTATCCAACACAACTACCCAGTACCCCCATCCCCCCACGTCACTACTCTCAACAAATACTCAGACTTATCCACCCAAAAATACAACCTCATCTACTCCTTACCTCACATCAAACTCCTGAGAGCGGTCTCCAGACTCAAACTGATCCAAACCGGAATCACCATGCTCTTACTCCCGCCCGTCTACTACATGTATTCCCAAGGAGATGCTTCGTACCTACTGGTTAGCTACAGCACGGGGATAGCGGCGTTCGCCGCCGTCATGCTCTACTCGGCTAGTCACTACCTGAGACGCGTCGTCGGGATGATGTACCTGGATGAGTCCCAGACGACGCTGAAAGTGTCTCACCTGACGTTCTGGGGACGCAGGAAGGACGTGTATCTGCCCGTGACGGACGTGATGACTCTGGGGGACACCGGGGACTCCATAGGGGAGACTATATTGAGGTTGAAGCGATATAGTAGTTCTGAGACGCTGTACTTCTCGACTAGACTGGGACGTGTGGTGGATAGGCAGGCCTTTGAGAAAGTGTTTGGGACTTTGATTTGA